In Gallus gallus isolate bGalGal1 chromosome Z, bGalGal1.mat.broiler.GRCg7b, whole genome shotgun sequence, one DNA window encodes the following:
- the LOC121106524 gene encoding sperm-associated antigen 4 protein isoform X1, with product MAPVVWRRCTAGLFIFLHSCTSSLVAQAGPASCTCTAANAEEPNILSLLRESLVVVSLKKLYGTNITYMKETTVKKSVLCMLLFLIFLSALIGAYGGTTLARVLWTEDLLQMLSLQTAPRPMNSGNSLTEETQGIENQRNGVSYLAEERGIAMKDAQDLREAVCVIPKEKCFTKYDRALKSAGVSIDLQRSSRSAWHCKVAWFLCTQNVVETFEQLDMSPGYCWRLKASQSQVVFNLPTKVQPTAVTVQHSVETNLWHVSSAPRDFAVFGLDEEGEKEALLGKFTYDVRKEVTQTFQLQVQSLRMGRRPFQKHCFGSKSVAGGVLGSPCQGRGPARAQRDTLRFRGPRARDMAG from the exons ATGGCTCCCGTGGTGTGGAGACGGTGCACAGCAgggcttttcattttcctccacagCTGCACCTCCTCTCTGGTGGCCCAGGCAGGGCCAGCCAGCTGCACATGCACTGCTGCAAATGCGGAGG AGCCAAACATCTTAAGTCTTCTGAGAGAGTCACTGGTTGTGGTTTCCCTCAAGAAACTCTATGGCACAAACATCACCTATAT gaaagagACTACCGTAAAGAAGTCTGTGCTCTGCATGCTCCTTTTTCTGATCTTCCtatctgctctca TTGGTGCCTACGGTGGAACCACATTGGCAAGAGTACTGTGGACAGAGGATCTCTTGCAG ATGCTGTCGCTGCAGACTGCTCCACGCCCGATGAACTCCGG GAACTCGCTGACTGAAGAAACCCAGGGGATTGAAAACCAGAGGAATGGGGTGTCTTACCTGGCTGAAGAGCGTGGCATTGCAATGAAG GATGCCCAGGACTTGAGAGAGGCAGTGTGTGTGATACCTAAGGAAAAGTGCTTCACAAAGTATGACCGGGCTCTGAAAAGTGCAG GTGTCTCCATAGACCTGCAGAGATCATCCAGGTCTGCATGGCACTGCAAGGTGGCTTGGTTCCTGTGCACTCAAAACGTGGTGGAGACCTTTGAGCAG ctggaCATGTCTCCAGGCTACTGCTGGCGTTTGAAAGCATCTCAGAGCCAGGTGGTCTTCAACTTGCCCACAAAAGTCCAGCCGACTGCAGTCACTGTGCAGCACTCAGTGGAAACAAACCTGTGGCACGTCAGCAGCGCTCCCCGtgattttgctgtcttt GGCCTGgatgaggaaggagagaaggaagcttTGCTTGGGAAATTCACCTATGATGTCAGGAAAGAGGTGACCCAGACCTTCCAACTGCAGGTACAGTCATTGCGTATGGGCAGGAGACCATTCCAGAAACACTGCTTTGGCAGCAAGTCAGTGGCAGGAGGAGTGTTGGGGAGTCCCTGCCAGGGCAGGGGTCCAGCGCGGGCTCAGAGAGACACGCTGAGGTTCAGAGGGCCGAGAGCACGCGACATGGCAGGGTAG
- the LOC121106524 gene encoding sperm-associated antigen 4 protein isoform X2 has protein sequence MAPVVWRRCTAGLFIFLHSCTSSLVAQAGPASCTCTAANAEEPNILSLLRESLVVVSLKKLYGTNITYMKETTVKKSVLCMLLFLIFLSALIGAYGGTTLARVLWTEDLLQMLSLQTAPRPMNSGNSLTEETQGIENQRNGVSYLAEERGIAMKDAQDLREAVCVIPKEKCFTKYDRALKSAGVSIDLQRSSRSAWHCKVAWFLCTQNVVETFEQLDMSPGYCWRLKASQSQVVFNLPTKVQPTAVTVQHSVETNLWHVSSAPRDFAVFGLDEEGEKEALLGKFTYDVRKEVTQTFQLQTETPRAFWHIKLVVLNNWGNAGHTCIYRVQVHGKRAGTNDIGQGHV, from the exons ATGGCTCCCGTGGTGTGGAGACGGTGCACAGCAgggcttttcattttcctccacagCTGCACCTCCTCTCTGGTGGCCCAGGCAGGGCCAGCCAGCTGCACATGCACTGCTGCAAATGCGGAGG AGCCAAACATCTTAAGTCTTCTGAGAGAGTCACTGGTTGTGGTTTCCCTCAAGAAACTCTATGGCACAAACATCACCTATAT gaaagagACTACCGTAAAGAAGTCTGTGCTCTGCATGCTCCTTTTTCTGATCTTCCtatctgctctca TTGGTGCCTACGGTGGAACCACATTGGCAAGAGTACTGTGGACAGAGGATCTCTTGCAG ATGCTGTCGCTGCAGACTGCTCCACGCCCGATGAACTCCGG GAACTCGCTGACTGAAGAAACCCAGGGGATTGAAAACCAGAGGAATGGGGTGTCTTACCTGGCTGAAGAGCGTGGCATTGCAATGAAG GATGCCCAGGACTTGAGAGAGGCAGTGTGTGTGATACCTAAGGAAAAGTGCTTCACAAAGTATGACCGGGCTCTGAAAAGTGCAG GTGTCTCCATAGACCTGCAGAGATCATCCAGGTCTGCATGGCACTGCAAGGTGGCTTGGTTCCTGTGCACTCAAAACGTGGTGGAGACCTTTGAGCAG ctggaCATGTCTCCAGGCTACTGCTGGCGTTTGAAAGCATCTCAGAGCCAGGTGGTCTTCAACTTGCCCACAAAAGTCCAGCCGACTGCAGTCACTGTGCAGCACTCAGTGGAAACAAACCTGTGGCACGTCAGCAGCGCTCCCCGtgattttgctgtcttt GGCCTGgatgaggaaggagagaaggaagcttTGCTTGGGAAATTCACCTATGATGTCAGGAAAGAGGTGACCCAGACCTTCCAACTGCAG ACCGAGACCCCCAGAGCTTTTTGGCATATAAAGCTCGTCGTGCTCAACAACTGGGGAAATGCAGGACACACCTGTATTTATCGGGTGCAGGTTCATGGGAAGAGAGCGGGAACAAATGACATCGGCCAAGGACATGTGTAG